A single region of the Brassica rapa cultivar Chiifu-401-42 chromosome A03, CAAS_Brap_v3.01, whole genome shotgun sequence genome encodes:
- the LOC103859432 gene encoding ras-related protein RABA4d, whose protein sequence is MSNLYGDYNQKIDYVFKVVLIGDSAVGKTQLLARFARNEFSVDSKATIGVEFQTKTLVIDNKTVKAQIWDTAGQERYRAVTSAYYRGAVGAMLVYDMTKRQSFDHMAKWLEELRGHADKNIVIMLIGNKCDLGSLRAVPTEDAQEFAERENLFFMETSALEATNVETAFLTILTEIYRIISKKSLTADDDADGNSNLLKGTRIIIPSEQESDKRGGCCGKT, encoded by the exons ATGTCTAATTTGTATGGAGATTACAACCAAAAGATCGATTATGTTTTCAAAGTCGTGTTGATCGGCGATTCAGCGGTTGGTAAAACTCAGCTGCTTGCTCGGTTCGCTAGGAACGAATTTAGTGTTGATTCTAAAGCAACCATCGGTGTTGAGTTCCAAACTAAAACGCTTGTTATCGATAACAAAACTGTCAAAGCTCAGATTTGGGATACGGCTGGTCAAGAAAG ATACCGGGCGGTGACAAGCGCATACTACCGTGGAGCTGTTGGGGCAATGCTGGTCTACGACATGACCAAACGTCAATCATTTGATCACATGGCTAAATGGCTTGAAGAATTAAGAGGACATGCGGACAAAAACATAGTGATTATGCTAATAGGAAACAAATGTGATCTTGGAAGCCTAAGAGCAGTGCCAACAGAAGACGCACAAGAGTTTGCAGAAAGAGAAAACTTGTTCTTCATGGAAACATCTGCTCTCGAAGCTACTAATGTTGAAACTGCGTTTTTGACTATCTTAACAGAGATTTATCGTATAATCAGCAAGAAATCATTAACGGCTGATGATGATGCTGATGGGAATTCAAACTTGTTAAAAGGGACTAGGATTATTATTCCGAGTGAGCAGGAGAGTGACAAGAGAGGTGGATGTTGCGGCAAAACGTAA
- the LOC103859431 gene encoding protein ABHD18, whose translation MTTRLGTLHYVIDHIYGALMHRTRITPPFFSRGWGGPKLELLERMAKQLFPMYLEGHNCPPPPLVRPVWRTVWETKTARLREGVFQTPCDDELTAALPPESRTARVAWLVPKDVPPQKMSCVVHLAGTGDHTYDRRLRLGGPLVKQNIATMVLESPFYGRRRPFLQRGARLLCVSDLLLLGRATIEESRSLIHWLDVEEGFGKMGVCGLSMGGVHASMVGSLHPTPVATLPFLSPHSAVVAFCEGILKYGTAWEALREELAAQKIAMTLDEVRERMRSVLSLTDVTRFPVPKNPEAVIFVAATDDGYIPKHSVLELQKAWPGSEVRWVRGGHVSSFILHNDEFRKAIVDGLDRVDWKESW comes from the exons ATGACAACCAGATTGGGCACGCTCCATTACGTAATCGACCACATATACGGAGCCTTAATGCACCGGACGAGGATAACGCCACCCTTCTTCTCACGAGGATGGGGTGGTCCCAAGCTCGAGCTCCTCGAGCGGATGGCTAAACAGCTCTTCCCCATGTATCTCGAAGGCCATAACTGTCCACCACCACCGTTGGTCCGTCCTGTGTGGAGAACCGTCTGGGAGACGAAGACCGCTCGTCTCAGAGAAGGCGTTTTCCAAACTCCCTGCGACGACGAGCTTACCGCTGCTCTGCCTCCTGAGTCTCGCACGGCCAGAGTCGCTTGGCTTGTTCCTAAAGACGTTCCTCCCCAGAAGATGTCATGTGTTGTTCATCTCGCAG GCACGGGTGATCATACATATGACAGGAGATTGCGTCTTGGTGGACCTTTGGTGAAGCAAAACATTGCGACAATGGTGCTGGAAAG CCCTTTCTATGGCCGAAGGCGTCCCTTTCTACAACGTGGAGCGAGGCTCCTCTGTGTTAGTGATCTGCTTTTACTAGGGAGGGCAACGATTGAAGAGTCTCGCAGTCTTATTCACTGGCTAGATGTGGAGGAAGGCTTTGGAAAGATGGGTGTTTGTGGGCTGAGTATGG GAGGAGTACATGCATCGATGGTGGGATCACTTCATCCAACACCAGTTGCAACACTTCCCTTCCTATCTCCGCACTCTGCAGTCGTTGCCTTCTGCGAAGGAATACTAAAGTATGGAACCGCTTGGGAGGCACTAAGGGAAGAACTCGCAGCGCAGAAGATCGCAATGACACTTGATGAAGTCAGAGAGAGGATGAGAAGTGTTCTCTCCCTCACAGATGTCACTCGCTTCCCTGTCCCCAAAAACCCCGAAGCTGTCATCTTTGTTGCTGCAACT GATGATGGATACATACCGAAGCACTCTGTGTTGGAGCTTCAAAAGGCGTGGCCTGGTTCAGAAGTGAGATGGGTTAGAGGTGGACACGTGTCCTCTTTTATACTGCACAATGATGAGTTTCGTAAGGCGATAGTGGACGGTCTCGATAGAGTAGACTGGAAGGAGTCATGGTGA